In one window of Leifsonia sp. NPDC080035 DNA:
- a CDS encoding SRPBCC family protein, with the protein MSNAVTITAPEGLPFTDIEREFDHPVETVFRAYKEPELVQRWLGPRGYEMDVEEYDFRTGGRYRYTHRDGSSEYRFNGVFHVVRDNEFAIQTFEFEGVPDVVSIESVTFEPLEGGRTRVRAHAVYPTVEARDGMVASGMERGVVEGYERLDEVLAGA; encoded by the coding sequence ATGAGCAACGCCGTCACCATCACCGCCCCCGAGGGGCTGCCATTCACCGACATCGAGCGGGAGTTCGACCACCCCGTCGAGACCGTCTTCCGTGCATACAAGGAGCCGGAGCTCGTGCAGCGCTGGCTGGGCCCGCGCGGCTACGAGATGGACGTGGAGGAGTACGACTTCCGCACCGGAGGGCGCTACCGCTACACGCACAGGGACGGCTCGTCCGAGTACCGGTTCAACGGCGTCTTCCACGTCGTACGGGACAACGAGTTCGCCATCCAGACGTTCGAGTTCGAGGGCGTGCCGGACGTGGTGAGCATCGAGTCCGTCACGTTCGAACCGCTGGAGGGCGGTCGCACGCGCGTGCGCGCCCACGCCGTCTACCCGACGGTGGAGGCGCGCGACGGCATGGTCGCCTCCGGCATGGAGCGCGGCGTCGTCGAGGGCTACGAGCGGCTCGACGAGGTGCTCGCCGGGGCGTGA
- a CDS encoding ROK family transcriptional regulator — protein sequence MLPGDTGAAHDVRQANLSGARVAVALRDGGRATVAQLAERTGLSRPTVEASLPALRERGIVGMVDEQTLGGRGAGRPARIFEFIADAGFLIGVDVGIHTVRVVVADLAGRIVAWYEREVGRDFVGMGRLEVVTQSVHDCLAEAGIDLARLSRLSGMAVAVSGMVGSDGRLIVSRNFPDWEGVDIAGRLHDEFGCPVAVENDMRLAALAEHRMGAARLVDDVAYFFAGHRVSMGLIIDGKLRRGRHNAAGEIGEIVFSMQVDESGQLRWTSAETAEEVFRIAAEGDAAAIAEIELFVAGLATGMATVTMAVDPDVVVVGGGLSRAGEELLRPLRAAVMREIRVPVRPSIIQSELGAESVVLGALAHASGQAMERLYLVPDMPEPDIDIASARALAENRTTEGTR from the coding sequence ATGCTCCCTGGCGACACCGGCGCGGCGCACGATGTGCGCCAGGCGAACCTCAGCGGCGCGCGCGTCGCGGTCGCCCTGCGCGACGGTGGCCGGGCGACGGTGGCGCAGCTCGCGGAGCGGACCGGTCTGTCGCGTCCCACCGTCGAGGCGTCCCTGCCGGCGCTGCGGGAACGCGGGATCGTCGGCATGGTCGACGAGCAGACGCTCGGCGGTCGCGGGGCCGGGCGTCCCGCCCGCATCTTCGAGTTCATCGCGGACGCCGGCTTCCTCATCGGCGTCGACGTCGGCATCCACACGGTCCGGGTGGTCGTCGCCGACCTCGCCGGCCGCATCGTGGCCTGGTACGAGCGCGAGGTCGGGCGCGACTTCGTCGGCATGGGCCGGCTCGAGGTCGTCACCCAGTCGGTGCACGACTGCCTCGCCGAGGCGGGCATCGACCTGGCGCGGCTCTCCCGGCTCTCCGGCATGGCCGTCGCCGTCTCCGGCATGGTCGGATCGGACGGGCGGCTGATCGTCTCGCGCAACTTCCCCGACTGGGAGGGCGTCGACATCGCCGGCCGCCTGCACGACGAGTTCGGCTGCCCCGTCGCCGTCGAGAACGACATGCGCCTCGCAGCGCTCGCCGAGCACCGGATGGGCGCCGCCCGTCTCGTCGACGACGTCGCCTACTTCTTCGCCGGCCACCGCGTCTCGATGGGGCTCATCATCGACGGGAAGCTCCGGCGCGGGCGCCACAACGCCGCCGGAGAGATCGGCGAGATCGTCTTCTCGATGCAGGTCGACGAGTCAGGGCAGCTGCGCTGGACGTCCGCGGAGACAGCGGAGGAGGTGTTCCGCATCGCGGCGGAGGGCGACGCGGCCGCGATCGCGGAGATCGAGCTCTTCGTCGCCGGCCTCGCCACCGGCATGGCCACCGTCACGATGGCGGTGGACCCCGATGTCGTCGTGGTCGGCGGCGGCCTGTCCCGGGCGGGCGAGGAGCTGCTGCGCCCGCTGCGCGCCGCGGTGATGAGAGAGATCCGAGTGCCGGTGCGGCCCTCGATCATCCAGTCGGAGCTGGGCGCGGAGTCCGTCGTCCTCGGCGCGCTCGCGCACGCGTCCGGCCAGGCGATGGAACGCCTCTACCTCGTGCCGGACATGCCGGAACCGGACATCGACATCGCCAGCGCGCGTGCCCTGGCCGAGAACAGGACCACGGAAGGAACCAGGTGA
- a CDS encoding Gfo/Idh/MocA family oxidoreductase, producing the protein MTAERPLRLAVIGAGARSEIAEHAVRSGDGSIVAVADPSAAARDRAAERFGTTRLFAGHRELIAGGDEIDAAFVTSPDHTHAGIAVDLLRAGIAVYLEKPLAIDVDDADAILAAAAESGTRLYVGHNMRHMGVVRMMRDIIQRGEIGEVKAVWCRHFVGNGGDYYFKDWHAERAKSNGLLLQKGAHDIDIIHWLAGGYAELVTGMGGLTLYGDIDDRRDNSDRTMPDWFSMDAWPPLSQTELNPVIDVEDISMVSMRLDNGVFASYQQCHYTPDYWRNYTVIGTEGRLENFGDTDGAIVRVWNRRTTYDPHGDAEYTVLGDDGGHGDADVATVAEFVRFVRDGTATTTSAVAARNAVAAAVAATESLRDGSRPHVVSGVDEAVAARL; encoded by the coding sequence ATGACAGCAGAACGGCCGCTGCGGCTCGCGGTGATCGGCGCGGGTGCGCGCTCGGAGATCGCGGAGCACGCCGTCCGGAGCGGGGACGGCTCAATCGTCGCCGTCGCCGACCCGAGCGCCGCCGCGCGCGACCGGGCCGCGGAGCGGTTCGGCACGACGCGGCTCTTCGCCGGCCACCGCGAGCTGATCGCGGGCGGCGACGAGATCGACGCGGCCTTCGTCACCTCGCCCGACCACACGCACGCGGGGATCGCCGTCGACCTGCTCCGCGCCGGGATCGCGGTCTACCTGGAGAAGCCGCTCGCCATCGATGTGGACGACGCCGACGCCATCCTCGCGGCCGCGGCCGAGTCCGGCACCCGGCTCTACGTCGGCCACAACATGCGGCACATGGGCGTCGTGCGCATGATGCGCGACATCATCCAGCGCGGCGAGATCGGCGAGGTCAAGGCGGTCTGGTGTCGGCACTTCGTCGGCAACGGTGGCGACTACTACTTCAAGGACTGGCACGCCGAGCGCGCCAAGTCGAACGGCCTGCTGCTGCAGAAGGGCGCGCACGACATCGACATCATCCACTGGCTCGCCGGTGGATATGCGGAGCTGGTGACCGGGATGGGCGGCCTCACCCTCTACGGCGACATCGACGACCGTCGCGACAATTCCGACCGCACGATGCCGGACTGGTTCTCGATGGACGCCTGGCCGCCGCTTAGCCAAACCGAGCTGAACCCGGTGATCGACGTCGAGGACATCTCGATGGTGAGCATGCGGCTGGACAACGGGGTGTTCGCCTCGTACCAGCAGTGCCACTACACCCCCGACTACTGGCGCAACTACACCGTGATCGGCACGGAGGGGCGCCTGGAGAACTTCGGCGACACGGACGGCGCCATCGTGCGCGTCTGGAACCGCCGGACGACCTACGACCCCCACGGCGACGCCGAGTACACCGTGCTCGGCGACGACGGAGGACACGGGGACGCGGACGTGGCCACCGTGGCCGAGTTCGTGCGCTTCGTGCGCGACGGCACCGCGACGACGACGTCCGCGGTGGCAGCGCGCAACGCGGTGGCCGCCGCTGTGGCGGCCACGGAATCGCTCCGCGACGGATCCCGGCCCCACGTGGTCTCCGGCGTGGACGAGGCGGTCGCCGCCCGCTTGTAG
- a CDS encoding TetR/AcrR family transcriptional regulator, translated as MAERARQALETRETILDAAATEFARYGFSGARLDRIIAATGFTKGAVYFHFESKKAMADAVLSGRFDAWPALVEDVRDQGGRGLSGMRLLAWRVTRTMATNIRTRAAMRLSQELRLVPQGINPYDAWAERFVPFLDEAVDDGDAPDSLDRARAAKTIVNCLFGVLSVAIDSGTEEQVDAELEALWRLITPGLRTGGAG; from the coding sequence ATGGCAGAGCGCGCTCGGCAGGCCCTCGAGACCCGCGAGACGATCCTCGACGCAGCCGCCACCGAGTTCGCACGCTACGGGTTCAGTGGTGCCAGGCTCGACCGCATCATCGCCGCCACCGGCTTCACCAAGGGCGCCGTCTACTTCCACTTCGAGTCGAAGAAGGCGATGGCGGACGCCGTCCTGTCCGGGCGTTTCGACGCGTGGCCGGCACTCGTGGAGGATGTTCGCGACCAGGGCGGACGCGGGCTCTCCGGGATGCGCCTGCTCGCGTGGCGGGTGACGAGGACGATGGCCACCAACATCCGCACCCGTGCCGCGATGCGGCTCAGCCAGGAGCTCCGACTCGTCCCTCAGGGCATCAACCCGTACGACGCGTGGGCGGAACGCTTCGTCCCATTCCTCGATGAAGCCGTCGACGACGGCGACGCCCCCGACTCCCTCGACCGGGCGCGGGCCGCGAAGACGATCGTCAACTGCCTGTTCGGGGTCCTCTCGGTGGCCATCGACTCCGGGACGGAGGAGCAGGTCGACGCGGAGCTGGAGGCGCTGTGGAGGCTCATCACGCCGGGCCTCCGCACGGGCGGCGCCGGCTAG
- a CDS encoding AI-2E family transporter: MRFTHPPRRGPAGDRQPAPLLKRSPLLFGYVVTLGILGAVVTGFLLYGLRSIIFSVFLAAFATVGLDPLIRWFQRHGMKRAWAIVTVILLILGLLVGIIWVVVPLIVNQIAFLATAVPQEIEALYRQGWFDTADAYSNGVLGQALSWISDQVKDPQTWANIGQGLVGFGLSVLNAVTTGFFIAILTIYFIASYDTTKQSLYRLVRRSHRARFEGYSERILENFGKYLSGMVILAFINAVYSLILLLATGVPGAFLIALAAFFITLIPLIGTVLTTAVMTVLALIHSPVSGVVVLIFMLIYMQVEAYILTPKVMGKAVQVPGSVVLISALAGSTLFGLPGALVAIPISAGIILIIKEIVMPRKELR, encoded by the coding sequence ATGCGGTTCACCCACCCTCCACGCCGCGGCCCGGCCGGCGACCGGCAGCCCGCCCCGCTCCTGAAGCGGAGCCCGCTCCTGTTCGGCTACGTCGTCACGCTCGGCATCCTCGGCGCGGTCGTCACCGGGTTCCTGCTCTACGGGCTGCGCTCGATCATCTTCTCCGTGTTCCTCGCCGCGTTCGCAACGGTCGGCCTCGACCCGCTCATCCGCTGGTTCCAGCGGCACGGGATGAAGCGCGCCTGGGCGATCGTGACCGTGATCCTTCTCATCCTCGGCCTGCTCGTCGGGATCATCTGGGTGGTCGTCCCGCTGATCGTCAACCAGATCGCGTTCCTCGCGACGGCGGTGCCGCAGGAGATCGAGGCGCTCTACCGTCAGGGCTGGTTCGACACGGCCGACGCGTACAGCAACGGCGTGCTCGGCCAGGCGCTGTCGTGGATCTCCGACCAGGTGAAGGACCCGCAGACTTGGGCGAACATCGGCCAGGGACTCGTCGGCTTCGGCCTCTCGGTGCTGAACGCCGTCACGACCGGCTTCTTCATCGCGATCCTCACGATCTACTTCATCGCGTCCTACGACACCACCAAGCAGTCGCTCTACCGCCTGGTGCGCCGCTCGCACCGCGCCCGCTTCGAGGGCTACTCGGAGCGCATCCTGGAGAACTTCGGCAAGTACCTGAGCGGGATGGTCATCCTCGCCTTCATCAACGCGGTGTACAGCCTCATCCTGCTGCTGGCGACCGGGGTCCCCGGCGCGTTCCTGATCGCCCTCGCCGCGTTCTTCATCACGCTCATCCCGCTGATCGGCACCGTGCTCACGACCGCCGTGATGACGGTGCTCGCGCTCATCCACTCCCCCGTCAGCGGCGTCGTGGTGCTGATCTTCATGCTGATCTACATGCAGGTGGAGGCGTACATCCTCACCCCCAAGGTGATGGGCAAGGCGGTGCAGGTGCCCGGTTCGGTGGTGCTGATCTCGGCCCTCGCCGGCTCGACGCTCTTCGGCCTGCCCGGCGCCCTCGTCGCCATCCCGATCTCGGCCGGGATCATCCTGATCATCAAGGAGATCGTGATGCCGCGGAAGGAGCTGCGCTAG
- a CDS encoding sugar ABC transporter substrate-binding protein, which translates to MRKALLAAAAAVASAVVLAGCSSNTGTSSDAAADHNLSASISYAFWDVNQKPAMEALIKDFNKEYPKIKVTTQITPYQNYFTKLQTQGSSKTLPDVFWMNGPNFQLYASNGMLEPIGSGIKPSNYPTALDDLYSWDGKQYGAPKDFDTIGVYYNKAIFDKAGVAYPTADWTWDEFHQKAKQISDKLKAQGVYGVTSGLSGGQEMYYNTILQAGGSIISDDGKKSGYDDPKSIKGLQFIRDLVADGSSPTPSQLSDTPQDQWFINSKSAMIWSGTWLNSELLASPIKSTIALAPLPKDERQATVIHGLANVVAKDSKNKSAAIAFQTYLAGKEAAETQATMGAANPAFNGTQQAFVDTAPWDLNIFEKAAADYAYPYPISKNTAAWNKAENDLLPDAFSGKKPVDEVAKELAKQMNADLAKE; encoded by the coding sequence ATGCGAAAAGCCCTGCTCGCGGCCGCGGCCGCCGTCGCCTCCGCGGTCGTACTCGCCGGCTGCTCATCCAACACCGGTACCAGTTCGGATGCCGCTGCCGATCATAACCTCTCGGCCAGCATCTCCTACGCGTTCTGGGACGTGAACCAGAAGCCGGCGATGGAGGCCCTGATCAAGGACTTCAACAAGGAGTACCCGAAGATCAAAGTCACCACTCAGATCACGCCCTACCAGAACTACTTCACCAAGCTGCAGACGCAGGGCTCGTCGAAGACGCTGCCCGACGTGTTCTGGATGAACGGACCCAACTTCCAGCTGTATGCGTCGAACGGGATGCTCGAGCCGATCGGCTCCGGCATCAAGCCGTCGAACTACCCGACGGCGCTCGACGACCTCTACAGCTGGGACGGCAAGCAGTACGGCGCCCCCAAGGACTTCGACACGATCGGCGTCTACTACAACAAGGCGATCTTCGACAAGGCGGGCGTCGCCTACCCGACCGCCGACTGGACGTGGGACGAGTTCCACCAGAAGGCGAAGCAGATCTCCGACAAGCTGAAGGCGCAGGGCGTCTACGGCGTGACCAGCGGCCTCTCCGGGGGCCAGGAGATGTACTACAACACCATCCTGCAGGCCGGCGGCTCGATCATCTCCGACGACGGCAAGAAGTCCGGCTACGACGACCCGAAGTCCATCAAGGGTCTGCAGTTCATCCGCGACCTGGTCGCGGACGGCTCCTCGCCGACGCCGTCGCAGCTGTCGGACACCCCGCAGGACCAGTGGTTCATCAACTCCAAGTCGGCCATGATCTGGTCGGGCACCTGGCTCAACTCCGAGCTGCTCGCCTCGCCGATCAAGAGCACGATCGCGCTCGCACCGCTGCCGAAGGACGAGCGTCAGGCGACGGTCATCCACGGTCTGGCGAACGTCGTCGCGAAGGACTCCAAGAACAAGTCAGCGGCGATCGCCTTCCAGACCTACCTGGCGGGCAAGGAGGCCGCCGAGACGCAGGCCACGATGGGCGCCGCGAACCCCGCGTTCAACGGCACCCAGCAGGCGTTCGTCGACACGGCGCCGTGGGACCTGAACATCTTCGAGAAGGCGGCGGCCGACTACGCCTACCCGTACCCCATCTCCAAGAACACGGCGGCGTGGAACAAGGCCGAGAACGACCTGCTGCCCGACGCGTTCAGCGGCAAGAAGCCGGTCGACGAGGTCGCCAAGGAGCTGGCCAAGCAGATGAACGCGGACCTCGCCAAAGAGTGA
- a CDS encoding carbohydrate ABC transporter permease yields MSSSVAARPRTANPRAGSARSRNGLTHVVLIVASVLMIFPFVWQILMSLATNAQVTSVPPTVWPGELHFENFAHVFDQLPFLNQLWVSVAVTVIRTVGQLLLCSMAGYAFARMEFPFRRTIFALVLVILMVPPQVYLLPQYQIVQGLGWLNTIAGIAAPGIFSAFGTFLMRQFFLGLPDELAEAARLDGANQFQIFWKVMLPLAKPGLSALAIITVLASWNDLLWPLIVATDSTQMPLAPGIATLTSQRSIPDYPLLLAASLLAMAPVLILFLIMQRRVIDGIAFSGMK; encoded by the coding sequence ATGTCTAGCTCCGTCGCCGCGCGTCCACGAACCGCGAACCCCCGTGCCGGGAGCGCACGCAGCCGCAACGGCCTGACCCACGTGGTGCTGATCGTCGCCTCGGTGCTGATGATCTTCCCGTTCGTGTGGCAGATCCTGATGTCGCTCGCCACCAACGCGCAGGTCACCTCCGTCCCGCCGACCGTCTGGCCGGGGGAGCTCCACTTCGAGAACTTCGCGCACGTGTTCGACCAGCTGCCGTTCCTCAACCAGCTCTGGGTGTCCGTCGCGGTGACGGTCATCCGCACGGTGGGACAGCTGCTGCTCTGCTCCATGGCGGGCTACGCGTTCGCGCGGATGGAGTTCCCGTTCCGGCGGACCATCTTCGCGCTGGTGCTCGTCATCCTGATGGTGCCGCCGCAGGTCTACCTGCTGCCGCAGTACCAGATCGTGCAGGGCCTCGGTTGGCTGAACACCATCGCCGGCATCGCGGCCCCCGGCATCTTCAGCGCGTTCGGCACCTTCCTGATGCGGCAGTTCTTCCTCGGGCTGCCGGACGAGCTCGCCGAGGCGGCGCGGCTGGACGGCGCGAACCAGTTCCAGATCTTCTGGAAAGTGATGCTGCCGCTGGCCAAGCCCGGGCTCTCGGCGCTCGCGATCATCACGGTGCTCGCCTCCTGGAACGACCTGCTCTGGCCGCTGATCGTGGCGACGGACTCCACGCAGATGCCGCTCGCCCCCGGAATCGCGACGCTCACCAGCCAGCGCTCCATCCCGGACTACCCGCTGCTGCTGGCGGCCAGCCTGCTGGCGATGGCGCCCGTCCTCATCCTCTTCCTCATCATGCAGAGGCGCGTCATCGACGGCATCGCCTTCTCCGGCATGAAGTGA
- a CDS encoding Gfo/Idh/MocA family oxidoreductase, whose protein sequence is MNTLRVGLIGAGGISRVHADGWRALGAAVSVYSHEGADALAEQYGFAVAPDLDALIAASDIVDIVTPTPSHGPLALAAIAAGRHVVCEKPLAGTAEEARAVVDAAREAGVRLFPAHVVRYFPEYAQVQRQVAAGRIGDPAVLRFVRGGEAPRAGWFHDEAAGGGIVRDQMIHDLDQALWLAGDVVRVYAVQSRRAADAAAPDAVTAHVVLTHASGALSHVQGSWGPRGMVFRTSADIAGAAGTLAIDSFDAPSRLDIPAAQDGEGYLPPPTHAESPYTAQLRDYVAAIAEGRDARVTAEDGIRAVAVAEAAMESLRTGAPVELDLAAAVLPAPVTAEAVGA, encoded by the coding sequence GTGAACACCCTTCGAGTCGGCCTGATCGGGGCCGGCGGGATCAGCCGCGTCCACGCGGACGGCTGGCGGGCGCTCGGCGCCGCCGTGTCCGTGTACTCGCACGAGGGCGCAGACGCGCTCGCGGAGCAGTACGGCTTCGCGGTGGCCCCCGACCTCGACGCGCTGATCGCGGCGAGCGACATCGTCGACATCGTCACCCCGACGCCCAGCCACGGCCCGCTCGCGCTGGCGGCGATCGCCGCGGGGCGGCACGTCGTGTGCGAGAAGCCGCTCGCGGGCACCGCCGAGGAGGCGCGCGCCGTGGTGGACGCGGCGCGCGAGGCCGGGGTGCGCCTGTTCCCGGCCCACGTCGTCCGCTACTTCCCGGAGTACGCGCAGGTGCAGCGCCAGGTCGCGGCCGGCCGGATCGGGGATCCCGCCGTGCTGCGGTTCGTGCGCGGCGGCGAGGCGCCGCGGGCCGGCTGGTTCCACGACGAGGCGGCGGGCGGCGGCATCGTGCGCGACCAGATGATCCACGACCTCGACCAGGCGCTGTGGCTGGCCGGGGATGTCGTCCGCGTCTACGCGGTGCAGAGCCGGCGGGCGGCGGACGCCGCGGCGCCGGACGCGGTCACCGCGCACGTCGTGCTCACGCACGCGAGCGGGGCGCTCAGCCACGTGCAGGGCAGCTGGGGTCCGCGCGGGATGGTGTTCCGCACCAGCGCGGACATCGCGGGCGCTGCGGGCACGCTCGCCATCGACTCCTTCGACGCGCCCAGCCGGCTCGACATCCCGGCCGCGCAGGACGGCGAGGGCTACCTGCCGCCGCCCACCCACGCCGAGAGCCCGTACACCGCCCAGCTGCGCGACTACGTCGCGGCGATCGCGGAGGGTCGGGATGCGCGCGTCACCGCCGAGGACGGCATCCGCGCGGTCGCCGTCGCCGAGGCGGCCATGGAGTCGCTGCGAACGGGTGCGCCCGTCGAGCTGGATCTCGCCGCCGCCGTCCTCCCCGCACCCGTGACCGCAGAGGCGGTCGGCGCATGA
- a CDS encoding inositol monophosphatase family protein, with protein sequence MTDTPASFADDLDLALRLADRADEISSARFRSRDLHVDTKPDRTHVTEADLAVERALREELASERPEDGILGEEYGTEGDAHRQWIIDPIDGTANYLRGVPVWGTLIALAVDGVQVVGVVSSPALGKRWWAATGAGAWTRDAAGAEPRPLRVSGVADLEHASISFQSIAQWDEAGYLDRLIALTRSVWRDRAYGDMWSYMLLAEGVLDAVGEFGVKTYDLAALIPIVEEAGGVFTSVTGTPGPGNGSSLASNGLLHPALLDALA encoded by the coding sequence GTGACCGACACCCCCGCATCCTTCGCCGACGACCTCGACCTCGCGCTCCGGCTCGCCGATCGCGCCGACGAGATCTCGAGCGCCCGCTTCCGCTCACGCGACCTGCACGTGGACACGAAGCCCGACCGCACGCACGTCACCGAGGCCGACCTGGCCGTGGAGCGCGCGCTGCGGGAGGAGCTGGCGTCCGAGCGGCCGGAGGACGGCATCCTCGGCGAGGAGTACGGCACGGAGGGCGACGCCCACCGCCAGTGGATCATCGACCCGATCGACGGCACCGCCAACTACCTTCGCGGCGTCCCGGTGTGGGGCACGCTCATCGCCCTCGCCGTGGACGGCGTCCAGGTCGTCGGCGTGGTCAGCTCGCCCGCCCTCGGCAAGCGCTGGTGGGCGGCGACGGGGGCCGGCGCGTGGACGAGGGATGCGGCAGGCGCCGAGCCGCGCCCCCTGCGCGTCTCCGGCGTCGCCGACCTGGAGCACGCGTCGATCAGCTTCCAGAGCATCGCGCAGTGGGACGAGGCCGGCTACCTCGACCGGCTCATCGCCCTGACCCGCAGCGTCTGGCGCGACCGTGCCTACGGTGACATGTGGTCGTACATGCTGCTGGCCGAGGGCGTGCTGGATGCGGTCGGCGAGTTCGGCGTGAAGACCTACGACCTCGCGGCGCTCATCCCGATCGTCGAGGAGGCCGGCGGCGTGTTCACCTCGGTGACCGGCACCCCCGGCCCCGGCAACGGGTCATCGCTGGCCTCCAACGGCCTGCTGCACCCGGCGCTCCTCGACGCGCTGGCGTAG
- a CDS encoding sugar ABC transporter permease yields MSTETITKGAGAAQAAPATPGARAPRGTKRGRRRNDWLWAVLFVGPLLFGVLVFYIWPIFRNAYFSFTTWGVFGGATWSGLTNYQQMLADPDFWRSILNTLIYVGILLVGIPVAVFFASLINRPGLRFAAAYRTAFFLPYVAMPAAVAMVWRIIFNGDFGVINYALSLVGIKGPNWLSTEWVALIAVGIVGMWISLGFNLIVLSAGMKSIPPEMYEASSLDGASRTRQFFSITVPLLTPSIFFVSVMTVITGFQLFDLLYALMGTQNPAINQTQSLVYLFFAHQQTGDNGYAAAVGVAILVLVGAFTMLQFRMQKRWVNYV; encoded by the coding sequence ATGTCGACGGAGACGATCACGAAGGGAGCGGGCGCCGCGCAGGCGGCGCCCGCCACCCCGGGCGCGCGAGCGCCGCGGGGCACGAAGCGCGGCCGGCGCCGCAACGACTGGCTCTGGGCCGTGCTGTTCGTCGGCCCGCTGCTGTTCGGCGTCCTGGTGTTCTACATCTGGCCGATCTTCCGCAACGCCTACTTCAGCTTCACCACGTGGGGCGTCTTCGGCGGCGCGACCTGGAGCGGCCTGACGAACTACCAGCAGATGCTGGCGGATCCCGATTTCTGGCGGTCCATCCTCAACACCCTGATCTATGTCGGCATCCTGCTCGTCGGCATCCCGGTCGCGGTGTTCTTCGCCTCGCTGATCAACCGGCCGGGGCTGCGCTTCGCCGCCGCGTACAGGACGGCGTTCTTCCTGCCGTACGTCGCGATGCCCGCGGCGGTGGCGATGGTGTGGCGCATCATCTTCAACGGCGACTTCGGCGTCATCAACTACGCGCTGTCGCTGGTCGGCATCAAGGGCCCCAACTGGCTGAGCACCGAGTGGGTCGCGCTGATCGCGGTCGGCATCGTCGGGATGTGGATCTCGCTCGGCTTCAACCTGATCGTGCTCTCCGCCGGCATGAAGAGCATCCCGCCGGAGATGTACGAGGCGTCGTCGCTGGACGGCGCGAGCCGCACGCGGCAGTTCTTCTCGATCACGGTGCCCCTGCTGACCCCCTCGATCTTCTTCGTCTCGGTCATGACGGTGATCACCGGGTTCCAGCTGTTCGACCTGCTCTACGCGCTGATGGGGACGCAGAACCCGGCGATCAACCAGACCCAGTCGCTGGTCTACCTGTTCTTCGCGCACCAGCAGACCGGGGACAACGGCTACGCCGCCGCGGTCGGCGTGGCGATCCTCGTGCTCGTCGGCGCGTTCACGATGCTCCAGTTCCGCATGCAGAAGAGGTGGGTGAACTATGTCTAG
- a CDS encoding SDR family oxidoreductase, translating to MTTRIALITGANKGIGYETARRLAELGMTVLIGARDEQRGREAEASLRELGADARFVPLDVTDAASIARAAEWIDAEFGRLDVLVNNAGTATVSRQRALASETSLDDMRAVYEVNVFGLVAVTNAMLPLLRRAEAARIVNVSSEVGSIGSQSDPESPLYAMPASAQYPSSKAAVNMLTAMYARELRDTPIKVNAANPGFTDTDFNDHRGIRSVQDGAEPSVHLATLPADGPSGILWGHLWRSDREGGYGVLPW from the coding sequence GTGACGACGAGGATCGCGCTCATCACCGGGGCGAACAAGGGAATCGGCTACGAGACCGCGCGGCGGCTGGCGGAGCTGGGCATGACGGTCCTGATCGGCGCGCGGGACGAGCAGCGCGGCCGTGAGGCCGAGGCGTCACTGCGCGAGCTCGGCGCGGACGCCCGGTTCGTGCCGCTCGACGTGACCGACGCCGCCTCGATCGCCCGCGCGGCGGAGTGGATCGACGCCGAGTTCGGCCGGCTGGACGTGCTGGTCAACAACGCGGGGACGGCGACCGTGTCCCGGCAGAGGGCGCTCGCCAGCGAGACGTCCCTCGATGACATGCGCGCGGTGTACGAGGTGAACGTGTTCGGGCTGGTCGCGGTGACGAACGCGATGCTGCCGCTGCTGCGCCGGGCGGAAGCGGCGCGCATCGTCAATGTCTCCAGCGAGGTCGGCTCCATCGGCTCGCAGTCCGACCCGGAGAGCCCGCTGTACGCGATGCCGGCGTCGGCGCAGTACCCGTCGTCGAAGGCGGCGGTGAACATGCTCACCGCCATGTACGCCAGGGAGCTGCGGGACACCCCGATCAAGGTCAACGCCGCCAACCCCGGCTTCACCGACACCGACTTCAACGACCACCGCGGCATCCGCTCGGTCCAGGACGGCGCCGAGCCGAGCGTCCACCTGGCGACCCTCCCCGCCGACGGGCCGTCCGGCATCCTCTGGGGCCACCTCTGGCGCTCCGACCGCGAGGGCGGCTACGGCGTCCTGCCCTGGTAG